A region of Paenimyroides aestuarii DNA encodes the following proteins:
- the fbaA gene encoding class II fructose-bisphosphate aldolase, which produces MAHNIKPGVATGDQVQEIFNYAKEKGFALPAVNVTSSSTINGVLETAAKLKAPVIIQFSNGGGLYMAGKGLSNENERAAIAGSIAGAKQIHELAELYGATVIIHTDHCAKKLLPWIDGLLEASEAFYAEKGKPLFSSHMIDLSEEPIEENIEISKKYLERMSKIGMTLEIELGITGGEEDGVDNTNVDSSKLYTQPEEVAYAYEELMKISPRFTIAAAFGNVHGVYKPGNVKLTPKILDNSQKFVQEKFNTKNNPVDFVFHGGSGSTLEEIREAISYGVIKMNIDTDLQFAFTEGARDYILSKKEYLMTQIGNPEGDDVPNKKYYDPRKWMREAELTFNKRLEQAFADLNNVNTL; this is translated from the coding sequence ATGGCACACAATATTAAGCCAGGCGTAGCAACCGGCGATCAAGTACAAGAAATATTCAATTATGCAAAGGAAAAAGGGTTTGCATTACCCGCAGTAAACGTAACATCGTCTAGCACAATAAACGGTGTATTAGAAACTGCTGCAAAATTAAAAGCACCCGTAATCATTCAGTTTTCAAATGGGGGTGGTTTGTATATGGCAGGAAAAGGATTAAGCAATGAAAACGAACGTGCTGCCATAGCTGGATCTATTGCCGGAGCAAAACAAATTCACGAATTAGCAGAATTATACGGTGCAACGGTAATTATACACACAGACCATTGTGCAAAGAAATTATTGCCTTGGATTGATGGATTGCTAGAAGCCAGCGAAGCATTTTATGCCGAAAAAGGAAAACCTTTATTTTCATCGCACATGATTGATTTATCGGAAGAACCAATCGAAGAAAATATTGAAATATCTAAAAAATACCTAGAGCGCATGAGCAAAATTGGTATGACTTTAGAAATTGAATTAGGCATAACAGGCGGTGAAGAAGACGGCGTTGACAACACTAATGTGGATTCATCAAAACTATACACGCAACCAGAAGAAGTGGCTTATGCCTACGAAGAATTAATGAAAATATCGCCACGTTTCACCATCGCTGCAGCATTTGGTAATGTGCACGGTGTTTACAAACCAGGAAACGTGAAATTGACCCCGAAAATTTTAGATAATTCACAAAAATTCGTTCAAGAAAAATTCAACACCAAAAACAATCCGGTTGACTTTGTATTCCACGGTGGTTCTGGATCAACTTTAGAAGAAATTCGCGAAGCAATATCATACGGAGTTATTAAAATGAATATCGATACCGATTTGCAATTTGCATTCACCGAAGGAGCGCGTGATTATATCCTTTCTAAAAAAGAATATTTAATGACACAAATTGGAAATCCTGAAGGCGACGACGTTCCCAACAAAAAATATTACGATCCACGCAAATGGATGCGCGAAGCAGAGTTAACATTCAATAAACGTTTAGAACAAGCTTTTGCCGATCTAAACAATGTAAACACATTATAA
- the tamL gene encoding translocation and assembly module lipoprotein TamL, producing the protein MILKNNLSKILFITVISSFFLACSLTKRVSNEERLLMENEIVVNNKKEKSETVTQLLYQQPNSNLLGYRLRLQMYNMAKVNPDSSYQAWLDKHRKTERFLTKLLSAKQVDRLGTSFFVSGLGKTLKELGEAPVIFNQERTNKSVIRLKNHYFNQGYFNTKVSYELDSIKPKKISALYKVDTGKAYVYDSIAVMVQSTELDSLYKTNRRASIIKKGAQYNAAKLDEERDRITSFFRNNGAYDFQKTYINYVMDTLKQNHTADIYLNIDNKSIKQGDTLTTEPFKLYKISRVNIFTSNTSAETQVITDSIAYKDLNIYSKGPLSYKPKVLRNAVFIDKDTYFSDIRRLITSRSLSNLKVFNYPTIEYIPDPADSLGKSLIANITLNPRKRITFNPSIDVSHSNIQDFGIEGSIGFMFRNLFKGAEILDVSFRGNIGSSASRYRSVQNTFFDILEYGADVKLTFPRFVFFSNQIDKIIDRTSFPNTSLSLGFFNQQNIGLDKQNLTGIYNYSWSYKRRNTISFDVFNLQFVRNMNPGNYFNVYRSSYNRLNEIAQTTNTNPDYLDQNGNLNIANSGADLFMFDVLSGNTNANEEDIRTILSIAERKLRLTENNLILASNIVYTYSNRFNIKDQDFFTFRTKLESAGSLLNLLAKSNNKVNTSNKNTILDVAYSQYIKGEVDFVKYIDLGNQNVLALRAFAGIAVPFGNSDNIPFSRSYFAGGTNDNRAWQSYRLGPGRSGSILDFNEANMKLAFNAEYRFNVSGPWNLALFADAGNIWNALDDIEDEEMTFTGLESLKDIALGTGLGIRYDFSFFVVRCDLGFKTYNPANEPGNKWFKEWNLSKTVLNVGINYPF; encoded by the coding sequence TTGATCTTGAAAAATAATTTATCAAAAATACTATTTATCACTGTAATATCCAGCTTTTTTTTAGCATGTTCTTTAACTAAGCGTGTTTCTAATGAAGAACGCCTGTTAATGGAAAACGAAATTGTGGTGAATAATAAAAAAGAGAAAAGCGAAACCGTAACACAGCTTTTATACCAGCAGCCAAACAGCAATCTGTTAGGTTATCGCCTGCGTTTACAAATGTATAACATGGCTAAGGTGAACCCCGATTCTAGCTATCAAGCGTGGTTAGACAAACACCGAAAAACCGAACGTTTTTTAACTAAATTGCTTTCTGCGAAGCAAGTAGATCGTTTGGGTACTTCGTTTTTTGTTTCGGGTTTAGGAAAAACCTTGAAAGAGCTTGGCGAAGCGCCGGTAATATTTAACCAAGAGCGCACCAATAAATCTGTAATTCGTTTAAAAAATCATTATTTTAACCAAGGATATTTCAACACTAAGGTTTCTTATGAATTAGACAGCATCAAACCAAAAAAAATAAGTGCTTTATACAAGGTGGATACCGGCAAAGCTTATGTGTATGACAGTATTGCTGTGATGGTGCAATCAACCGAATTAGATTCGCTTTATAAAACCAATAGACGCGCCAGCATTATTAAAAAAGGAGCTCAGTACAACGCAGCAAAATTAGACGAAGAACGCGATCGCATTACATCTTTCTTTAGAAATAATGGGGCTTACGATTTTCAGAAAACATACATTAACTATGTGATGGACACTTTAAAGCAAAATCACACGGCTGATATCTATTTAAACATTGATAATAAAAGCATTAAACAAGGCGACACCCTTACTACCGAACCTTTTAAATTGTATAAAATAAGCAGGGTGAATATTTTCACAAGCAATACATCGGCAGAAACGCAAGTGATTACAGATTCGATAGCGTATAAAGACCTAAATATTTATAGCAAAGGACCATTGAGCTATAAACCAAAAGTGTTGCGAAATGCGGTTTTTATTGACAAAGACACTTATTTTTCTGACATCCGAAGGTTAATCACTTCGCGTTCATTGAGTAATCTAAAAGTTTTTAATTATCCTACTATTGAATACATTCCCGATCCGGCTGATAGCTTAGGAAAAAGCCTTATTGCCAACATTACCCTAAACCCTCGTAAAAGAATCACCTTTAATCCATCGATCGATGTAAGCCATTCCAATATTCAAGATTTTGGTATTGAAGGAAGTATTGGTTTTATGTTTCGAAATTTGTTTAAAGGAGCCGAAATTTTAGATGTAAGCTTTCGTGGAAACATTGGATCATCTGCATCGAGATATCGCAGTGTTCAAAACACCTTTTTTGATATTTTAGAATATGGTGCCGATGTAAAACTTACTTTTCCGCGATTTGTATTTTTTTCAAACCAAATCGATAAAATCATCGATCGCACCTCTTTTCCTAATACTTCATTAAGTTTAGGATTTTTCAATCAGCAAAACATTGGTTTAGACAAGCAAAATCTTACCGGAATTTATAATTACAGTTGGTCGTACAAACGCAGAAACACCATTAGTTTTGATGTTTTTAATTTGCAATTTGTTCGAAACATGAATCCTGGAAACTATTTCAATGTGTATCGATCTTCCTATAATAGATTGAACGAAATTGCGCAAACCACCAATACCAATCCAGATTATTTAGACCAAAACGGCAATTTGAATATTGCCAACAGCGGCGCCGATTTATTTATGTTTGATGTTTTAAGTGGAAACACTAATGCTAATGAAGAAGACATTAGAACCATTTTAAGTATTGCTGAACGAAAGCTGCGATTAACCGAAAACAACCTTATCTTAGCAAGTAATATTGTTTATACTTATTCCAACCGATTCAATATTAAAGATCAAGATTTTTTCACCTTTCGCACCAAGTTAGAATCAGCAGGAAGTCTATTAAATCTATTGGCAAAATCGAATAACAAAGTCAATACATCAAATAAAAATACCATTTTAGATGTGGCATATTCCCAATATATTAAAGGAGAAGTAGATTTTGTAAAATATATTGATTTAGGCAATCAAAACGTTTTGGCATTGCGGGCATTTGCCGGTATTGCGGTTCCCTTTGGCAATTCAGACAACATACCCTTTTCGCGAAGCTATTTTGCGGGTGGAACCAACGACAACCGTGCTTGGCAGTCCTACCGCTTAGGTCCTGGGCGCAGCGGCAGTATCCTAGATTTTAACGAAGCAAACATGAAACTAGCTTTCAATGCAGAATACCGCTTCAATGTTTCTGGCCCATGGAATTTAGCCCTTTTTGCCGACGCAGGAAACATTTGGAACGCTTTAGATGATATTGAAGACGAAGAAATGACCTTTACCGGATTAGAATCATTGAAAGACATTGCCTTGGGAACAGGGTTGGGAATTCGCTATGATTTTTCTTTTTTTGTGGTTCGATGCGATTTGGGTTTCAAAACCTACAACCCCGCAAACGAGCCTGGAAACAAATGGTTTAAAGAATGGAATTTAAGTAAAACCGTTTTAAATGTAGGAATTAATTATCCGTTTTAA
- a CDS encoding TrmH family RNA methyltransferase, with amino-acid sequence MLTKNQIKYITQLKQKKFRDTHRVFVAEGFKVITELLHSNIELEQIYTTQPLKIDVSKELVTEISEAELKKISFLTTPNECLAVFKMKKEVLPEPNGLKVALDDVRDPGNLGTIIRLCDWFGITDLICSNETVDFYNPKVVQATMGSLTRVNIHYTNLASYLKQAQAAVYGTFMDGTNIYKTDLPTNGIIVMGNEANGISKEIEALVTAKIAIPRFGDLQQTESLNVATATAIVLSEFKRN; translated from the coding sequence ATGCTTACTAAGAACCAAATCAAATATATAACGCAATTAAAGCAAAAAAAATTTCGCGACACCCACCGTGTTTTTGTAGCTGAAGGATTCAAGGTTATTACCGAATTGTTGCATTCCAACATAGAATTGGAACAGATTTATACAACGCAACCATTAAAAATCGATGTTTCAAAAGAATTAGTTACCGAAATATCGGAAGCAGAATTGAAAAAAATATCGTTTTTAACCACACCAAACGAATGCTTGGCTGTTTTTAAAATGAAGAAAGAGGTGTTGCCAGAACCCAATGGGTTAAAAGTTGCTTTAGACGATGTGCGCGACCCTGGAAATTTAGGTACCATTATTCGTTTGTGTGATTGGTTTGGTATCACTGACCTAATTTGTAGCAATGAAACAGTAGATTTTTACAATCCAAAAGTAGTACAAGCAACTATGGGCTCACTAACGCGTGTAAACATTCACTACACCAATTTGGCGAGCTATTTAAAGCAAGCCCAAGCAGCTGTTTATGGAACGTTTATGGATGGAACTAATATCTATAAAACCGATTTGCCTACCAACGGAATTATTGTAATGGGCAACGAAGCCAACGGAATATCTAAAGAAATTGAGGCCTTGGTGACGGCTAAAATTGCTATTCCACGTTTTGGCGATTTGCAACAAACCGAAAGTTTAAATGTGGCAACCGCAACTGCTATTGTTTTGAGTGAATTTAAAAGGAA